Proteins encoded by one window of Lathyrus oleraceus cultivar Zhongwan6 chromosome 1, CAAS_Psat_ZW6_1.0, whole genome shotgun sequence:
- the LOC127115272 gene encoding uncharacterized protein LOC127115272, producing MEDVIAKKKPTTEEPVALKEKCSANSLGQKIPNKQKDPGTVIVSFTIKERSFKKVLIDSGASVSLMPLSIYHKLGIKNVSDTKTNLKFVDHSRKDAYGIAEDVLVTIEDLSFPVDFVILDIPEDEETPIILGRPFMKTSRCNLDMDQGTLTLNVYDEEITLNTVVTGSHR from the coding sequence ATGGAGGACGTAATAGCCAAAAAGAAACCAACAACAGAAGAACCGGTAGCCTTGAAGGAAAAGTGTAGTGCAAATTCACTAGGGcagaaaattccaaacaaacaGAAGGATCCTGGAACCGTAATAGTATCATTCACAATAAAAGAGAGATCTTTCAAAAAGGTACTAATtgattctggagctagtgtgagtctgatgccattatcaatctatcacaAGTTGGGTATTAAAAACGTCAGTGATACAAAGACAAATCTGAAGTTTGTGGATCACTCGAGAaaggatgcatatggtatagcagAAGACGTACTGGTGACAATAGAGGACTTGagttttcctgttgattttgtgatcctagacatacctgaagatgaaGAGACACCCATCATTCTTGGTCGGCCTTTCATGAagacaagtcgatgcaatctcgacatggaCCAGGGAACGTTAACTTTAAACGTTTATGAtgaggaaataacattgaatACTGTAGTAACAGGGAGCCATAGGTAG